A window of the Hevea brasiliensis isolate MT/VB/25A 57/8 chromosome 6, ASM3005281v1, whole genome shotgun sequence genome harbors these coding sequences:
- the LOC110642343 gene encoding uncharacterized protein LOC110642343, with the protein MGLIRNSTLKSGDYLEGMLSEYVGGRTKLKVNKSVSARLVAALTCLQFAFAIYATLLLYYMSPAVDLRTKPDFTWATRIAQHWKQLIVPPHVLGRYQEAVSLVGTEIQPITPSEVCEHEKIDFQQKKSNDVQMIKLKRELYDEILGFQSKSIGTETLSELMAMKSKWDFRGPKTPKITVILNHFKRKTLCSQLDTLLQQTLPFHHVWVLSFGSPNELSLKRIVDSYNDSRISFISSSYDFKYYGRFQMALQTEADLVYILDDDMIPGRKMLQILSHVAGTEKYQNSVLGSIGRILPFRQKDFTFPSYRKFRSKEAGLYLPDPAYDITVDKIVQVDFLSSSWFLSAELVKTLFIEAPMTFMTGEDLHLSYQLQKYRNAGSFVLPVDPNDKETWGDSEHRLAYVSETTVIFKDIIQVRDDQWWKALSTGYVTQWAAMYPQKIDALFYAHSVDEVTALAPLLEKFRSTVGKKAYIAVSGGNFCPCEDAAIALKWPKLVCKERRFKIFDLDVGALSGTSNSEAPVVQAVYSSMKGLIRIHNPSVVITVSDIDPNVKKALKMATETSDNGTTIILLPRPSISKVLWMADLRSTALPNWNKMRISVNIITQNRAHSLSRLLNSLSKAYYLGDEIPISFNMDSKVDAATIRLVNSFNWPHGPKTLRRRIIQGGLIRAVSESWYPASDDDYGLLLEDDIEVSPYYYLWIKYALLAYHYDPQVSFPELSSISLYTPKLVEVVKERPKWNPTEFFKRIHPHTPYLHQLPCSWGAVFFPKHWREFYVYMNMRFTEDAKENPVQIPKSRTNGWQASWKKFLIDMMYLRGYVSLYPNFPNQASFSTNHMEPGAHISAKENVVRHDKADFEVPLLKEDFRTFLPNGKLPPASKLPSLNLFNQAISLKGLKAAGAKLGQDVLRCNNVTEIVSVDHETGLPMQCTKF; encoded by the exons ATGGGTTTAATCCGGAATTCTACGCTGAAAAGTGGGGATTACTTGGAAGGAATGCTCAGTGAATATGTTGGAGGAAGAACCAAGTTGAAGGTTAACAAGAGTGTCTCAGCGAGGCTTGTTGCTGCTCTTACTTGTCTGCAATTTGCTTTTGCTATTTATGCTACTCTCTTATTGTACTACATGAGTCCTGCAGTAGATTTAAGAACAAAACCAGACTTTACATGGGCTACAAGAATAGCACAACACTGGAAACAATTGATTGTCCCACCACATGTTCTTGGTAGATACCAAGAAGCTGTTTCTCTTGTTGGAACAGAAATCCAACCCATTACTCCATCAGAAGTTTGTGAGCATGAAAAGATtgatttccagcagaagaagtctAATGATGTTCAAATGATCAAGTTGAAGAGAGAGCTGTATGATGAGATATTGGGTTTTCAGAGCAAGTCTATTGGTACAGAAACTTTGTCCGAGCTAATGGCAATGAAATCTAAGTGGGATTTTCGCGGTCCAAAAACACCAAAGATCACAGTAATCTTGAACCATTTCAAGAGAAAGACACTTTGTTCACAGCTTGATACTTTGCTTCAACAGACCCTTCCTTTCCACCATGTTTGGGTGCTATCATTTGGGAGTCCAAATGAGCTTTCACTTAAGAGAATTGTAGATAGCTATAATGATTCAAGAATTAGCTTCATTAGTTCAAGCTATGATTTTAAGTACTATGGAAGATTCCAAATGGCTTTGCAAACTGAAGCCGATCTAGTGTATATTCTTGATGATGATATGATTCCTGGCAGGAAAATGCTACAGATTTTATCGCACGTAGCAGGCACTGAAAAGTATCAGAACTCAGTTTTGGGCAGCATAGGGAGGATTCTGCCTTTCAGGCAAAAGGATTTCACATTCCCAAGCTATCGAAAGTTTCGATCAAAAGAGGCAGGTCTATACCTGCCTGACCCTGCTTACGATATAACAGTTGATAAAATTGTGCAGGTGGATTTCCTTTCCAGTTCATGGTTTCTATCTGCAGAACTTGTTAAGACACTTTTCATTGAGGCACCAATGACCTTCATGACTGGAGAAGATCTGCATTTAAG CTATCAGCTTCAGAAGTACAGAAATGCAGGATCATTTGTTCTTCCTGTTGACCCGAATGACAAGGAAACATGGGGTGACAGTGAGCACAGGCTTGCTTATGTTTCTGAGACCACTGTAATTTTCAAAGACATTATTCAAGTCCGAGATGACCAATGGTGGAAAGCACTTTCTACTGGTTATGTGACTCAGTGGGCTGCAATGTACCCTCAGAAAATAGATGCACTCTTCTATGCCCACTCAGTTGATGAAGTTACAGCACTTGCACCACTTCTTGAAAAGTTCAGGTCTACTGTTGGCAAAAAGGCTTATATTGCTGTTTCAGGAGGCAATTTTTGCCCTTGTGAAGATGCTGCAATTGCTCTAAAATGGCCTAAGTTGGTCTGCAAGGAGAGAAGGTTTAAGATATTCGATTTAGATGTAGGAGCACTGTCAGGAACATCGAACTCTGAAGCGCCAGTTGTGCAAGCAGTGTACTCTAGCATGAAAGGATTGATCAGAATTCACAACCCCAGTGTGGTAATCACGGTGTCTGACATTGATCCTAATGTGAAGAAAGCTCTAAAAATGGCAACAGAGACTAGTGATAATGGTACAACAATTATTCTCCTGCCAAGGCCTTCTATATCCAAGGTTCTTTGGATGGCAGACCTAAGATCAACCGCTTTGCCAA ATTGGAATAAAATGCGCATTTCCGTTAACATAATCACCCAAAACCGTGCTCATTCTTTGTCAAGGCTCCTGAATTCCCTCAGCAAAGCTTACTATCTTGGGGATGAAATACCTATCAGCTTCAACATGGATAGTAAAGTAGATGCAGCAACTATAAGACTTGTAAATTCATTTAATTGGCCTCATGGTCCTAAAACCCTTAGAAGAAGAATCATCCAAGGAGGCCTAATCCGTGCAGTTAGTGAAAGTTGGTATCCTGCATCTGATGATGATTATGGACTCCTACTCGAAGACGATATTGAAGTCTCTCCATACTATTATCTATGGATTAAATATGCTCTCTTAGCCTACCACTATGATCCTCAAGTTTCATTCCCTGAGCTCTCCTCCATCTCCCTATACACACCCAAATTGGTTGAGGTGGTGAAAGAAAGGCCTAAATGGAATCCAACTGAGTTCTTCAAGCGAATCCATCCTCACACACCATATCTCCACCAGCTGCCCTGCAGCTGGGGTGCAGTGTTCTTCCCTAAACATTGGAGAGAATTCTATGTTTACATGAACATGAGGTTCACTGAAGATGCCAAGGAAAACCCAGTTCAAATTCCTAAGTCTAGAACAAATGGATGGCAAGCTTCCTGGAAAAAATTCCTCATTGACATGATGTACCTCAGAGGCTATGTTAGTCTCTATCCAAACTTTCCAAACCAGGCAAGCTTTTCAACAAACCATATGGAACCAGGGGCTCACATTAGTGCAAAGGAAAATGTTGTTAGGCATGACAAAGCAGATTTTGAGGTTCCTTTATTGAAGGAAGATTTCAGGACCTTTTTGCCTAATGGTAAGTTGCCACCAGCATCAAAATTGCCGTCACTAAACCTGTTTAATCAGGCCATTTCGCTTAAGGGTCTTAAAGCAGCTGGAGCTAAGTTGGGGCAAGACGTACTCAGATGCAACAATGTCACAGAAATTGTGAGTGTTGACCATGAAACTGGTCTGCCAATGCAGTGCACGAAATTCTGA
- the LOC110642340 gene encoding uncharacterized protein LOC110642340 → MGKTSDAASLIVATTFGVVFGYFIGISLPSASLTMIHAPSGLVHSTDQHSRSKNTLGASSVPKIDVPTNPRGAESLPPGIVVSESDFYLRRLWGEPSEDLKKKPKYLVTFTVGYDQRNNIDAAVKKFSENFTILLFHYDGRASEWDQFEWSTRAIHVSVRRQTKWWYAKRFLHPDIVAAYEYIFIWDEDLGVENFNAEKYIELVKKHGLEISQPALDPKNGYAWPMTKRRYDREVHKDAEKKPKWCKDPLSPPCAAFVEIMAPVFSPEAWRCVWHMIQNDLVHGWGLDFSLGRCVEPAHEKIGVVDSQWIIHQSIPSLGNQGESQNGVAPWVGVKARCLKEWSMFVKRLANADRAYFSQASKE, encoded by the exons ATGGG GAAAACAAGCGATGCTGCCAGTCTTATAGTAGCAACAACTTttggagttgtatttggttaTTTTATTGGTATTTCACTTCCGTCAGCTTCCCTTACAATG ATTCACGCACCTTCAGGCCTTGTCCACTCCACTGATCAACACAGTAGAAGCAAAAATACTCTTGGTGCAAGCAGTGTTCCGAAG ATTGATGTTCCAACAAATCCTCGCGGTGCAGAGTCATTACCTCCGGGAATAGTTGTGTCAGAATCTGATTTTTACCTGCGCAGGTTATGGGGTGAACCTAGTGAG GATCTGAAGAAGAAGCCTAAGTACTTAGTAACATTTACAGTTGGTTATGATCAGAGGAATAACATTGATGCAGCTGTTAAAAAG TTTTCTGAAAATTTCACAATTTTGCTCTTTCACTATGATGGTCGGGCAAGTGAATGGGACCAATTTGAGTGGTCAACAAGGGCAATCCATGTCAGTGTAAGAAGACAAACAAAATG GTGGTACGCAAAGAGGTTTTTGCATCCTGATATTGTTGCTGCTTATGAATATATTTTCATATGGGATGAAGATCTAGGAGTGGAGAATTTTAATGCAGAGAA GTACATTGAGTTGGTTAAAAAACATGGTTTGGAGATCTCTCAACCCGCTCTTGATCCCAAAAATGGATATGCATGGCCGATGACAAAGAGGAGATATGACAGAGAAGTTCACAA GGATGCAGAGAAGAAACCAAAGTGGTGTAAGGACCCACTTTCGCCTCCATGTGCTGC CTTTGTGGAAATCATGGCCCCGGTGTTTTCTCCAGAGGCTTGGCGTTGTGTGTGGCATATGATTCAG AATGATTTGGTGCATGGATGGGGACTGGATTTCTCTCTTGGAAGATGTGTAGAG CCTGCGCATGAAAAAATTGGAGTGGTTGATTCACAATGGATTATTCATCAATCAATTCCATCCCTTGGGAACCAG GGAGAGTCACAGAATGGGGTAGCTCCCTGGGTTGGG GTGAAGGCAAGGTGCTTAAAGGAGTGGTCTATGTTCGTGAAACGTCTCGCCAATGCTGACCGGGCATACTTTTCTCAGGCTAGTAAGGAGTGA